A part of Aspergillus flavus chromosome 1, complete sequence genomic DNA contains:
- a CDS encoding SNF2 family N-terminal domain-containing protein has product MVFKPFKPPLIRKNTQASNTKPDLPIDTLDNHGPPAKRPRLHQECTVDSAGPSMRTERKPLVQVSNTCESGDDNVKDESAGERYFNVLWRKPTTKKNKTWDGDGILSVRNGYAHLRDVSGKDMGRAIQASYLEPGTMLSIGGKEVEIDSEMSKNEYLSGKQFLEAKPSPTPPVAPPKKGFVSVSGNKPSTSAAKENPGEKGQMQIIPNPASRKQSSISSAYKRPLLENTIIPQKSEEEPVPRHDPKQPGALVMKRPASAPKGKRIVDVVVDPILAKHLRPHQREGVKFLYECVMGMRSFNGQGAILADDMGLGKTLQTITLLWTLLKQNPIYENPPEVKKALIVCPVTLINNWRKEFRKWLGNERIGVFVFDDKRKRLTDFTRGRAYNIMIVGYEKLRTVQEGLAQGAGVDIIIADEGHRLKTLQNKSGQAIQSLNATKRVILSGTPIQNDLKEFFAAVDLVNPGVLGNFKAFVREFEVPIVKSRQPEATRKDIEKGEARNEELRELTSQFMLRRTADILANYLPPKSEYILFCDPTPTQANIYQNVLASPVFQCAVGNSENALQLITILKKLCNSPSLLSPRNVDEKPSETIAALLSSLPPNLLRHFSPSSSAKIRVLDQLLHILHTSTSEKVVLVSNYTSTLNLLATLLTSLSLPFLRLDGSTPAQKRQSLVEDFNRFPTNRCFAFLLSAKAGGTGLNLIGASRLILFDVDWNPATDIQAMARIHRDGQKRHCRIYRILLKGSLEEKIWQRQVTKLGLADSVMEHKDNAAQFSRDELKDLFRLDQDSKCQTHELLGCDCGGRGQNVSTSDSHAGSPADGQGNVLDSDDSEEVEEDFPDVLTLIKASKLDMKKQERMIEATRGARRGGRTTKSTDGTKSDKQKDKMQQSLSQYSHIDPCHLTTTTDDTQDIQQVIDDDVLLSMLKEEDNRISFVFKKSSVALAKDTDSSMPVVLSD; this is encoded by the exons ATGGTCTTTAAACCGTTCAAACCTCCTTTGATAAGGAAAAACACGCAGGCTTCGAATACAAAACCAGACCTCCCCATCGATACTCTTGACAACCATGGCCCGCCAGCTAAGAGGCCGCGTCTGCACCAAGAATGTACCGTGGATAGTGCAGGTCCATCGATGAGAACTGAGAGGAAGCCTTTGGTCCAAGTGAGCAATACATGTGAATCAGGAGACGACAATGTCAAGGACGAGTCTGCAGGAGAGCGGTATTTTAATGTTTTATG GCGGAAACCTACCACTAAGAAGAATAAGACCTGGGATGGTGATGGTATACTCTCAGTGCGGAATGGCTATGCTCATTTGCGAGACGTCTCGGGCAAGGACATGGGCCGGGCTATACAAGCCTCTTATCTTGAACCTGGAACTATGCTCTCGATCGGAGGCAAGGAAGTTGAGATCGACTCCGAAATGTCGAAGAACGAGTATCTGTCCGGGAAGCAGTTTCTTGAAGCAAAGCCTAGCCCAACTCCGCCGGTAGCGCCACCGAAGAAAGGTTTTGTGTCTGTGTCGGGAAACAAGCCTAGCACGTCGGCTGCCAAGGAGAACCCAGGGGAGAAAGGTCAAATGCAGATTATTCCGAATCCTGCATCGAGGAAACAGAGCTCTATATCTAGCGCATACAAAAGACCCCTGttagaaaatactattatcCCACAGAAATCTGAGGAGGAGCCCGTTCCTCGTCATGACCCCAAGCAGCCCGGTGCACTGGTGATGAAACGGCCAGCATCCGCTCCtaaggggaaaagaattgTCGACGTTGTGGTTGATCCTATTCTTGCCAAACACTTGCGGCCGCATCAGCGTGAGGGAGTTAAGTTCCTTTATGAATGTGTCATGGGGATGCGATCGTTCAATGGCCAAGGTGCTATTTTAGCGGACGATATGGGCCTGGGTAAAACCTTGCAGACAATCACGCTATTATGGACCTTGCTTAAACAGAATCCGATCTATGAGAATCCCCCTGAAGTTAAGAAAGCACTTATCGTGTGCCCTGTGACTTTGATCAATAACTGGAGGAAGGAATTCCGGAAATGGCTTGGGAATGAACGAATTGGCGTATTTGTCTTTGATGACAAGCGAAAACGACTGACTGATTTTACCAGGGGTAGAGCATACAATATCATGATTGTTGGTTATGAAAAATTAAGAACCGTGCAAGAAGGACTTGCACAAGGAGCTGGGGTCGACATCATAATTGCGGATGAGGGCCACAGACTCAAAACACTTCAAAATAAGAGTGGACAGGCGATACAGTCGCTGAATGCCACTAAAAGAGTGATTCTCTCGGGTACTCCGATCCAGAATGACCTGAAGGAATTCTTCGCGGCGGTGGATCTCGTGAACCCGGGAGTTCTGGGAAATTTCAAGGCATTTGTACGCGAATTCGAGGTTCCTATTGTGAAGAGCAGACAGCCAGAGGCAACAAGGAAAGATATCGAGAAGGGAGAAGCCAGAAATGAAGAGCTCCGTGAACTTACCTCTCAGTTCATGCTACGGAGAACCGCGGACATTCTTGCAAACTACCTTCCACCAAAGTCAGAATACATACTCTTTTGCGACCCAACGCCCACCCAAGCGAACATTTACCAAAACGTGCTCGCGTCACCTGTATTTCAATGTGCCGTTGGCAACTCAGAGAATGCTCTACAGCTCATCACTATTCTGAAGAAGCTCTGCAACAGCCCTTCACTGCTTTCCCCAAGAAATGTAGACGAAAAACCCAGCGAAACAATCGCAGCTCTACTATCCTCTCTACCTCCGAACCTCCTACGACActtttctccatcctccagcGCTAAAATCCGAGTCCTAGACCAACTACTACACATCCTGCATACCTCAACTTCAGAGAAAGTCGTTCTCGTTTCAAACTACACATCCACGCTCAATCTGTTAGCTACGCTCCTAACCTCATTATCACTTCCATTTCTACGACTAGATGGCTCGACTCCAGCGCAAAAAAGACAATCCCTAGTCGAAGACTTCAACCGCTTCCCAACAAACCGCTGCTTCGCATTCCTCCTATCTGCTAAGGCAGGAGGCACGGGGCTGAATCTAATAGGCGCCAGCCGCCTCATCTTATTCGACGTGGACTGGAACCCAGCCACCGACATCCAAGCCATGGCCAGAATCCACCGCGACGGGCAAAAACGACACTGTCGAATATACCGCATCCTACTGAAGGGCagcttggaagagaagatctggCAACGCCAAGTGACCAAGCTCGGACTCGCAGATAGCGTCATGGAACACAAGGATAACGCTGCCCAGTTCTCTCGAGATGAACTAAAAGACCTCTTCCGTCTCGACCAGGATAGCAAATGTCAAACGCACGAGCTTCTAGGCTGTGATTGTGGGGGCAGGGGACAAAATGTGTCAACCTCGGACTCTCACGCTGGCTCCCCGGCAGACGGACAAGGCAATGTATTGGATTCAGATGATTCAGAGGAAGTGGAAGAGGACTTCCCGGACGTTCTGACCCTCATTAAAGCTTCCAAGCTGGACATGAAGAAGCAAGAGCGCATGATTGAGGCGACTCGCGGGGCACGCCGTGGGGGTAGAACGACCAAAAGCACTGATGGCACCAAATCTGACAAGCAAAAGGATAAGATGCAGCAGTCGCTGTCTCAATACTCCCATATCGATCCCTGTCACCTAACAACCACAACTGATGATACGCAAGATATCCAACAAGTTATTGATGACGACGTGCTTCTCTCTATGTtaaaagaagaggataatAGGATAAGTTTCGTTTTCAAGAAATCTAGCGTGGCGTTGGCAAAGGACACGGATTCGTCGATGCCGGTTGTTTTATCGGACTAA
- a CDS encoding putative choline transport protein (amino acid transporter) produces MAAAEGQEPKKAGAIESAAEDQSPGELINASGHRQELDRNFSLLSICAVAVTTGNTWIAQGGSVVTALSNGGPSGVIYEFIAVSVCYWLVAASIAELASGMPSASGVYHWASITAGKYGRACGFFAGFWNCLAWILGAASMSAILGQQTVSMYALMHPGFVPQSWHIFVSFIICTWLCCAIVLFMNRFLPHIGNLGMFFILAGVFITIIVCAVMPHVNGTGYASNSDVWRTWQNGTGYSSEGFVFVAGMLNGAYSVGTPDCSTHLAEEIPRPSRNIPKAVLAQMTVGFITGVLYMVAVFYSITDLDAVISSVYGFPLAEIYHQATGSRGGALGLLIVAFLPTVVTCAGCYITAGRTLWTISRDRATPFSGWLARINTRMHNPFNATLVCGVIVTILACIYVGSTTAFNAFVGCFVQLSSLSYCAAILPHLLTRRSTFTPGHFWMGRIGYVINALSCIYILAFVVIFCFPYALPTDAASMNYASLLTGGLTIFVTIWWLFRMRSYEGPKFVPLTDKVLMDDAK; encoded by the exons ATGGCAGCTGCGGAGGGGCAAGAGCCAAAAAAAGCGGGAGCTATCGAATCGGCGGCGGAGGACCAGTCACCGGGAGAATTGATTAATGCATCCGGACATCGTCAGGAACTCGACCGGAACTTCAGTTTGCTAAGTATTTGTGCCGTGGCTGTTACGACCGGAAATACATGGATCGCACAAGGAGGCAGTGTT GTCACTGCTCTGAGCAATGGGGGACCATCGGGTGTTATTTATGAATT CATTGCCGTGTCGGTCTGCTACTGGTTAGTGGCAGCCTCAATCGCGGAGCTAGCATCGGGAATGCCTTCGGCCAGTGGTG TGTACCACTGGGCCTCCATCACAGCGGGGAAGTATGGCCGAGCATGCGGTTTTTTCGCGGGCTTCTGGAACTGTCTGGCCTGGATCCTCGGTGCTGCTTCTATGTCTGCTATTTTGGGACAGCAGACTGTCTCCATGTATGCCCTGATGCATCCCGGATTCGTGCCCCAGTCGTGGCACATATTTGTCAGCTTTATCATCTGTACATGGCTTTGCTGCGCCATCGTCCTTTTCATGAACCGGTTTCTCCCGCATATCGGCAACCTTGGAAtgttcttcatccttgcGGGTGTGTTCATTACAATCATTGTCTGTGCCGTCATGCCCCATGTGAACGGTACTGGCTACGCATCAAATTCGGATGTGTGGCGTACTTGGCAAAACGGTACTGGATATTCTAGCGAGGGATTTGTCTTCGTTGCCGGTATGCTCAATGGTGCTTACAGCGTGGGCACGCCTGACTGTTCGACCCATCTTGCAGAGGAGATCCCCAG ACCGAGTCGGAACATCCCCAAGGCCGTCCTCGCCCAGATGACGGTCGGTTTTATTACCGGCGTCCTCTACATGGTTGCAGTGTTCTACTCGATTACCGATCTAGATGCAGTTATCTCAAGCGTCTATGGCTTTCCTCTAGCCGAAATCTATCATCAGGCGACGGGGTCTAGGGGAGGAGCCCTTGGTTTACTCATTGTGGCTTTTCTCCCAACCGTTGTTACATGCGCCGGCTGTTATATCACTGCTGGCCGTACTCTGTGGACCATCTCCCGCGATAGAGCGACTCCGTTCTCCGGCTGGCTTGCGCGCATCAACACCCGTATGCACAACCCTTTCAATGCTACTCTTGTTTGTGGTGTGATCGTCACAATCCTCGCCTGTATCTATGTCGGCTCCACCACCGCCTTCAACGCTTTCGTCGGCTGCTTCGTGCAATTGTCCAGTCTTTCCTACTGCGCCGCCATTCTTCCACACCTTTTAACTCGTCGTTCTACATTCACCCCGGGCCATTTCTGGATGGGGCGCATTGGCTATGTTATTAACGCCTTGTCCTGCATCTATATTCTCGCTTTTGTCGTGATCTTCTGCTTCCCGTATGCTTTGCCCACCGACGCGGCTTCGATGAATTACGCTAGTCTGCTGACCGGAGGATTGACAATATTTGTGACCATCTGGTGGCTCTTCCGGATGAGATCCTATGAAGGACCGAAATTCGTCCCTTTGACAGACAAGGTGTTGATGGATGACGCTAAATAA